Proteins encoded together in one Phalacrocorax aristotelis chromosome 7, bGulAri2.1, whole genome shotgun sequence window:
- the NR2F2 gene encoding COUP transcription factor 2 isoform X3 produces the protein MQAIWDLEQGKYGFAVQRGRMPPTQPTHGQFALTNGDPLNCHSYLSGYISLLLRAEPYPTSRFGSQCMQPNNIMGIENICELAARMLFSAVEWARNIPFFPDLQITDQVALLRLTWSELFVLNAAQCSMPLHVAPLLAAAGLHASPMSADRVVAFMDHIRIFQEQVEKLKALHVDSAEYSCLKAIVLFTSDACGLSDVAHVESLQEKSQCALEEYVRSQYPNQPTRFGKLLLRLPSLRTVSSSVIEQLFFVRLVGKTPIETLIRDMLLSGSSFNWPYMSIQ, from the exons CGGTCCAGAGGGGCAGAATGCCACCCACACAGCCAACTCATGGTCAGTTCGCCTTGACAAACGGGGACCCTCTCAACTGCCATTCCTACCTATCCGGATATATCTCCCTTCTTCTGAGAGCAGAGCCCTACCCCACCTCCCGCTTTGGCAGTCAGTGCATGCAACCCAACAACATCATGGGCATCGAGAACATTTGTGAACTGGCAGCTAGGATGCTCTTCAGCGCGGTGGAGTGGGCCAGGAATATCCCCTTCTTCCCAGACCTCCAGATCACAGACCAGGTGGCCCTCCTGAGGCTGACCTGGAGCGAGTTGTTTGTCCTCAACGCTGCCCAGTGCTCCATGCCCCTCCACGTAGCTCCGCTCCTGGCAGCTGCGGGCCTCCACGCTTCGCCAATGTCTGCTGACCGAGTGGTCGCCTTTATGGACCACATACGAATCTTCCAAGAGCAAgtagaaaaactgaaagcattGCATGTCGACTCTGCAGAATATAGCTGTTTAAAGGCCATAGTCCTCTTCACCTCAG ATGCCTGTGGTCTCTCTGATGTAGCCCATGTTGAAAGTTTACAGGAGAAGTCACAGTGTGCTTTGGAAGAGTATGTTAGGAGCCAGTATCCCAACCAGCCAACACGATTCGGGAAGCTATTACTACGTCTCCCCTCCCTTCGCACTGTCTCCTCTTCTGTCATAGAGCAATTGTTTTTCGTCCGTTTGGTAGGTAAAACCCCCATAGAAACCCTAATCAGGGATATGTTACTGTCTGGCAGCAGTTTTAACTGGCCTTATATGTCCATTCAATAA